The following proteins are co-located in the Engraulis encrasicolus isolate BLACKSEA-1 chromosome 2, IST_EnEncr_1.0, whole genome shotgun sequence genome:
- the LOC134461593 gene encoding uncharacterized protein LOC134461593, with translation MKKGSERPPGPAPGSSGSSDVAPGPSQDEPSFSELQDYILHLSDEEWMAFASMFHTPMTRTHFLQICKAILRVVSFSSITMVLPAYVCMAKDAEMPVSRRSSATSFASSSEIAPKRPGSQMFLKLKSALGSLQKSVVWQKTSRSADAPAQYPMVAEHGSESHDLTCMAKTLERLLSSDNIDNIAKGLVDQIQAVRLNRSPTPTTLDGKISPGSESQRTAPQKATQVVYSFTEQAIKGLLKPILRPLVEWNAGRDVATSRISVSGIGGTPAEKSLLGQEKPDCSCLVARLMQALPSVPHQQTANVTFARSSSSTEVANVFSQLMTSQVIDMIDSEMVKHLDQKNKLTLDEARILSTTPDKDEPMLKKLLTTSPDAQGGLMSRLLKRFLSEFKSTELPVLDAVDDATALAPISEKTQSASAKLEDVLGLFTSVMVHKVLELLDADLEGKQGGDLDLTKGVYGTDTRPQSAHSIPLSSTAPSMPHSDSTITDIYKYVTARDKQFISAACKHPGDTDDNGCLVTALVLRLLTKIDDQQTSTADAKTDTQKLLEQLLLEFTNASGALDFSVYQNNAKLQALYRTLNTHLLRNFGSRGILQRPVDAKDSSFDDLLMSALNKKLLKQCDAEATAGTSAPGAPPPPEPQTGSTGSQTRKRWFSFKIPKRHSKMKVSPTDAIPPDTNQSNNADAAVPVQKPRKRSMFIRLFTCCFKASEEY, from the exons atgaagaaag GCTCGGAACGTCCTCCTGGGCCTGCCCCTGGCTCATCAGGATCCTCTGATGTTGCTCCAGGCCCATCTCAGGACGAACCCTCTTTCTCTGAACTACAGGACTACATCCTGCACCTCTCTGATGA gGAGTGGATGGCGTTCGCCAGCATGTTTCATACCCCT ATGACCAGGACACACTTCCTGCAGATATGTAAGGCCATTCTTAGAGTGGTCAGCTTCAGCTCCATCACCATGGTCTTGCCAGCCTATGTGTGCATGGCCAAGGATGCTGAAATGCCTGTCAGCAGACGCTCAAGTGCCACCAGCTTCGCCTCATCATCTGAAATCGCTCCAAAAAGACCTGGGAGTCAGATGTTCCTCAAGCTGAAAAGTGCTCTCGGAAGCCTGCAGAAATCTGTGGTATGGCAGAAGACATCTCGCTCAGCCGATGCACCTGCTCAGTACCCTATGGTGGCAGAACATGGAAGTGAATCCCATGACCTGACCTGTATGGCAAAGACCCTGGAAAGGCTCCTTTCCAGCGACAATATCGACAACATCGCCAAGGGCCTTGTGGATCAAATTCAGGCTGTTCGGCTGAACAGGAGCCCAACTCCCACTACTCTGGATGGAAAAATTAGCCCTGGATCTGAGAGTCAAAGGACCGCTCCCCAGAAGGCCACCCAGGTAGTGTACTCTTTCACTGAACAGGCCATCAAGGGATTGCTGAAGCCCATCCTTCGCCCTCTGGTGGAATGGAATGCTGGTCGAGATGTTGCTACGTCCAGAATCTCCGTCTCCGGGATCGGAGGCACACCAGCAGAAAAATCCCTTCTTGGACAAGAGAAGCCTGACTGCAGCTGCCTGGTAGCCAGGTTAATGCAAGCACTGCCCAGCGTTCCTCATCAGCAAACAGCAAATGTTACATTTGCGAGATCAAGCTCTTCTACCGAAGTTGCAAATGTCTTCTCCCAGCTCATGACCTCCCAGGTCATTGACATGATTGACTCGGAGATGGTAAAACATCTTGATCAGAAGAACAAATTAACTTTGGATGAAGCAAGGATCCTGTCAACAACACCTGACAAAGATGAGCCTATGCTTAAAAAACTCCTTACCACTAGCCCTGATGCCCAAGGTGGTTTGATGTCAAGGCTCCTCAAAAGGTTCCTCTCAGAATTCAAATCAACTGAATTGCCTGTCCTTGATGCAGTTGATGATGCCACAGCCTTGGCACCCATCAGTGAGAAAACACAGTCCGCATCCGCCAAACTTGAGGATGTGCTAGGTCTCTTCACAAGTGTGATGGTTCATAAAGTGCTGGAGCTCCTTGATGCCGACTTGGAGGGGAAACAGGGCGGGGACCTTGACCTGACGAAGGGAGTTTATGGCACTGACACGAGGCCTCAGAGTGCACACAGCATTCCACTGAGCTCTACAGCTCCTTCCATGCCACACTCAGATTCCACCATCACTGATATATACAAGTATGTGACTGCCCGTGACAAACAGTTCATCTCTGCTGCGTGCAAGCATCCTGGAGACACCGATGACAATGGCTGTTTGGTCACAGCACTGGTGCTGCGTCTGTTGACCAAGATAGACGATCAGCAGACTTCCACTGCAGATGCTAAAACAGACACCCAGAAGCTGCTGGAACAACTCCTGCTCGAGTTCACCAATGCATCAGGCGCTCTGGACTTCAGTGTGTATCAGAACAACGCCAAACTGCAGGCACTCTACCGCACCCTGAACACACACCTGCTGAGGAACTTTGGATCGCGGGGCATCCTGCAGAGACCAGTGGATGCAAAGGACTCATCATTTGATGACCTGCTGATGTCAGCATTGAACAAGAAGCTGCTGAAACAGTGTGATGCGGAGGCCACGGCTGGCACATCAGCCCCAGGTGCCCCACCCCCTCCTGAGCCTCAGACAGGAAGCACAGGCAGCCAGACACGCAAGAGGTGGTTCAGCTTCAAG ATTCCAAAGAGACACAGCAAGATGAAAGTGTCTCCAACTGACGCCATTCCTCCTGACACAA ATCAGAGTAACAACGCTGATGCGGCTGTGCCTGTCCAGAAGCCTCGTAAACGCTCGATGTTCATCAGGTTGTTCACGTGTTGCTTCAAAGCCTCAGAGGAATACTAa